GTCAATTGACTAAAACATCCATCTCCCTAATAATGAATGAAGGATACACAAAGATCAAAACTTTAGAGTCCAAGAAGCCAATCACACTATGAATAACACTCGCCAAAAGATTGTACAGAAGACATATTGTGAAGCTTCTCTCATCAAACAAAAGGATAATCTCAGAGCTAATCAATCAACTCAAAATGTCTATTTCTTGCTGCACGAAAGAAGCAATCATACAAGGCAAAGCTATTCCGGCAAGTAGAAGCAATCAAAAAGGACAATGGTACATCAATCAAAGCTCTAATACACCGTCCTAGATTCATGGAAACCAAACCCAACACGTATAGATCATCACGTAGATACGATAGTAAGAATCTCAATCATTACAAACAACAACCAAAAAAAAAAAAACGATTTTTTACACGTGAAATGAAAACTGAAATCAATCCAGAGAGACTAAAGAAGAAAGGGTTGTGTAGATCGGCAGACCTCTTATAAGGCTCCGGTGGTAAGAATCGAAAGGTGAAAGATTGGTAGAGGGGACGGATCTGGGAGGTGAAGATGAGTCGCCGCCGCCATCGGAGAGGGAATGGTCTCGGGAAAGCGCGAATGAGGTCGCGGTGGAAGATCTCTGCGAAAGAGAAAAAAGCCTCCTTCCTGCTACTCGCAGCATCTCTGCTCAATGGGGGTGATGGCTGAATCTAGGGTTTCGATAGCGAGAACAGAGTCCCAATGTTAGCAACAGAGAGTCCCGTAAACTTAGTCTTCGAGGAAAGAAATGGTCACAGCTTTGTTTAACTTTTAATGTTTTTCTATGACGAAAATGTTTTTTTTTTTGCTTTTCTTTGCAGTTTGATCTTTTAATGTTTCTCTAATTTTCATAGCAACTAAACCATTTGGTTTCACCATTTGGCTTGGAGCTATGACAAGTAAAGCTTTCAAAACACTGATTAAAGCTAGTGCTTATTGCAAACTTGGACCTTTTAAATGTATCCTTCACTGAGCAATATCGTGAATTTTGCCCAACAGTAAGCATGAAAATTGCAAGCATCTCTTCGACAGATATGAATCTCGTGTCTTGTAAACCAGCTTTCTCTCTCAGAATACTGGATAACTTCAGAAATACATCTGGAAACATACGGTACAACACCCGAAAATGTTGAGAATCTTCCTTTAATACCTTTTGTATGTATTGTTCTCCAAGGTTTGTGACTGGTCGACGAAGTGGACGTTCAATGAAATGTTGACCCATGATACGCTTTCTTGAGTTTTGAAACTGAGCTCCGATAGCAACCATCACCACCATAAGAAATAGACTCGCATCAAAATCATCATTATTTGTTTGATCGATATCCATCATGATGTCTTCTTCTTCGTGGAAATTTTGATCCATGAAAAAATAACCAAGGATTATAAAATGAATCTTTAAGAAACTGAAATTTGGTTGTCGAGGTTCTCTTTTACTTTTGATTTTTGACTTTGATATATGGGTTATATAGGAAATATGTAACGTTAAGTTCTAAATTTTAAAATTGATGTAGGTACTATTTTGTAGGGATTATATGCTATTAGTTGACAACAATAAAAACTATTTTCAAGGGCTAGTATGATATTGTTGACTACAGCTACAACCAACACTATTTTTAGGGGATAGTATGATAACAAATCAAAAGATTTTATATTAAAGAAATAACACCAGGAATTTATCAAGAGAACACAATGTCATACTACGACAAATGTTGTTTACTTGCAAATATGAATGATATATTGATTTCACACTGCGTATGTTTCTCTTTATTATGAAATTGATTAAGTATGACACATAAAAAAGCTCAGACTCTTTATTATTAGAAGAAAACAAAAGACATTATTTCAAATAAGAAACTAGAAAGACTACTGCTAGTAGCACGATTATTCAAATCAAATTAAATGCATAGCGAAAGCCTAAAATAATATCCTAAACATTACGTCGGATCCAACCCAAACGTTCTTCAACCTTCATCCTAAGAAATACGTCTTTCATATTCAACGTATGAATTTTAGTTACTGCATCATAGCATATATCCTGTTCCAAGTCAGGAATCTCTTTGATTGCATCCCAAACTATAATTATTTTTCTCGGTACACTTGTTAAGATAATTTATATTTAATCAGACATAAATACTAATTTATACCAAGAAGATTATATATATACATACAAACCATTTCAATTTTTAAACAGTAGTGTATTTTAATTTTGACCATACTTTCTTACAAACCTACGTAAATATAATTAACATCATTTCCAACACACTTTTATATTCCTTCTATTTTATATTAAGTGTCATTTTAATATTTTTTTGTTATAAAAAAATGTCATTTTACAATTTTAATGCAATTTTCAAATGTTATTGATTGAATATATGTAATTAATAAGAACTTAAATGTAATTTAATCATTTTCTTAATCTGTGTGAAAAATGTTAAAATGACATTCTTTATAAAACAGAAAGAATATTTGTCTCTAAATATTATTATAGACGAAAAATTACTTCAATTCATCTATATTATTTACTTTAAAATAAAAACTGCTATTTTCTGTATTTTGGAAAATAAAATTTTATATACTTAGAATAAGATGTAAATGGATATTATTTTAGAGCATACATTGAACTGAATTTCATCTCTGTTTAAGAGTTTTGTAATATTAGAAGAAAATAACAAAAAGTATATTGAAAACAGTCTAATGAAATGAAAAATATTTGGCTGGCAAAAAAAAATCAATTTAAACTATTCAAAATTGTTTGCAAACTATGAAGAGTGTTATTTCACCAGATGAGATGAGTCATACAATGACAAGTTTGTATTATTCAGCAAACCCAAACCAATCTTTTACTTGCTGAGAAAACCAAAGTGTGAGGAACGCGAACTTGCACGCTAAAATTGTAGCCGGAAAGTATATATGAAAGAAAAACAAAAAACATATGAGGATCTTTGAGACAGAGACACTGTCTGCTGTGCTTTTTTATTCATCAACCAATGAGTAACTTATTCTCTTCCAAGAAGCTGTAGGTTGGTACTTCCAAGTTGTACGGTGCAGGACCTTTCCTGATCCTTCCCGAGATATCATAATGTGATCCATGACATGGACAAAACCAGCCACCATAGTCACCAGCATTAGGCAAAGGGATGCACCCCAAATGAGTGCAGACTCCAACCACCACCAACCACTCTGGATTCTTCACCCTCACCGAGTCCTCTTGCGGGTCCCTCAGAGATCCAAGATCCACACTGTTGGCCAGCTTGATGTCGTCTTCTGTTCTTCTCCTAATGAACACTGGCTTTCCACGCCACTTCACTGTAACGGTAGTTCCCGGCTCGATGCTACCGAGGTCGACCTCGAGGGATGCAAGTGCAAGGACATCTTTACTCGCGGACATGCTGACAATGAGTTTCAGGACTAGAAGGCGGAGAACAGAGGCGTAGACAAACCTCCCGCCGGACAAGACGAAGTAAGCGAAGGCACGCTTGCTAGGGTCACCAGGAGGGTAACGCTCATGGTTGTGGTCATCGTACACAATCTTCGAGTTAGGTGTCTTGACAGCCTCAACGGTGGCTGGGACTTCCGAAGTAAAACCTATCTCGTTTCCTTGAGTAATGACATGAGAAGAGAAACCTGATAATAGCATAAAACATTAACATATTATTTCACATAAAGGCAAAAGCTTTACTTATCAGCAAATGACACTGAAGAAAAGACAACCGCTGAACATTAATATATAACCTTCCAAGGAAAAGCACAAGTACATACACTTTTAATTCATAAAGTAAAATTCATCCCAACAATTCTCCACTATAATAAGCTAATCAACACAAAAATCAAGAAACAAATGACTGTGCATTACTAAAATACTCACACAGAACAAAGATACTAATTCAAGATTCCTATACTGATTGCAAGTTACTCAGTATGCCCTTTAGCTGCTGCTACCATGATTCCTATACTGATGTAGTTAACATGATGTGCATAAACCATCCATCTCCCAAACAATGAACACACACACACAAGATACAAGTTGTATAAAATCAAGAACCCAATGTGAATCTCTCACTATGGATATTGGACAACGCACCACAAGATTATTACAAAACAGGAAAAGCTTTTGCCATCAAACAGAAATGGTCAAAATCATATTAATCCGATCAATCAAAAGGAAATAAAACATTTCAAGCAAAATGGAAGTCAAAGCAGATAACTTGAATCCAAAATCATCTCCGGGACTCATACAAGCAAACAAAGATTTGATTTTTCAATCAACACATGAAATGATCCAAAATTTAAATCAATCCAGAGAAGAGTAAAGGTTGAAGATTTGAACAGACCTCTCAAAAGACTCCGGTGGTAAGAACTGAAACACGAAAGATCTGCAGATATGGTGGAGTCATCCTCGCCGCCTTCTTTGGAGATGGAGTGATCTCGGGAAAGGACGAAGGAGGTAGCAGTTGAAGATCTCTGCTGAAGAGACAGAAGCCTCCTCCCTGCAACTCGCAGCATCTTCTCTTCTCTCAATAGGGTAAGGTGAGGTTAGGACTGGAATAAAAAAAAAATGACACCTTTATAGAGAAAATGTCAATCACTTTGGTTTTGTAGCATCGTGGCACCTTAATGTACTTGTGTTTGTTATTATTTCTCGTGACTCATTATGGTTACCAAATTAATGTAAAACACAAAAACAAAAGGACAAAATAATCTCATTGGTTGGTTGATAATCTCCAAAAGCTTTATTTTGAAGCGAACAACAATTTGTAAAATGCAAATAACAAACTTCCAAAAGTGTTTATATAATTTATTTGTCAACAGGTTGCAAAAGCATATGTTTCTTGAGTGGGGAAAATCTTCAGAGGTTGGTGAAGTCAACAGGTTCACGGAGGAGCCTCTCCATCTGCTGAGCCCTTGTCCTGATAGACATGTCCAGCACCTTTTGTTGAAACTCCACTATTAACCCTCCATAGATACTCGGATCAATCTGCCATAACAAAACAAACATGTATTAGATTTTCCAGCTTCACAATCACAAAGCCAATAATCACCATTACATACCTTTTGTTCCACAGTTACTTTCTTCCCTTCTCCAATTATCTCCTGAAGTGTCTCCTTAAGCTCCTTCTCCTCAGCAGGAGGCAGCGGCTGTTTGTCAACAAAAAAATAAAAACATTTTTGCTGTTTAAATCCTGATGATGGTTACGGTTTCTTTAAGTAGTCAAACTATAGCTTACCATGACTGTGGTAACCAAAACCTTGACGTCTCCTCTATGTGCTGTTGTCAGCTGCATGAATTTCTTCACAATCACGTCTAAGTTCTTCAGCTTCCCATTCTCAGCTAATAAAGCTGTTTTATAAGAAAAAAAAAACTTTTGATCAGTCATAACAACAAAACAAGTAATCAATTGTGACATTACAGAGGAAGTTCTTGGTGGGTTCAGCAAACTTTGCTTTGTCACAAACATCCACAATAGCAGCGAGTCTTGTCTCTCTAGGAACAGAGGGATCTTTAGTAAACTGCGCAAAAATAGGGCTTGTCTTCATAGCCTCAACCAGCTCGGAAAGATCAGTCTCAATCTTCTCCAAGGAGTTCATTTTCACAGCTGCGATGTACAGCCACGAAGCAAAGTTTCCAGATTCACCAACTAAAGCAATAGGAAC
This genomic interval from Brassica oleracea var. oleracea cultivar TO1000 chromosome C2, BOL, whole genome shotgun sequence contains the following:
- the LOC106327496 gene encoding ATP synthase subunit O, mitochondrial-like, coding for MALGGRIRSGISFFKNISVSDARSYPPGGSLIIPSLRDYATASAQNTANVKVPIALVGESGNFASWLYIAAVKMNSLEKIETDLSELVEAMKTSPIFAQFTKDPSVPRETRLAAIVDVCDKAKFAEPTKNFLSLLAENGKLKNLDVIVKKFMQLTTAHRGDVKVLVTTVMPLPPAEEKELKETLQEIIGEGKKVTVEQKIDPSIYGGLIVEFQQKVLDMSIRTRAQQMERLLREPVDFTNL
- the LOC106327495 gene encoding cytochrome b-c1 complex subunit Rieske-4, mitochondrial-like yields the protein MLRVAGRRLLSLQQRSSTATSFVLSRDHSISKEGGEDDSTISADLSCFSSYHRSLLRGFSSHVITQGNEIGFTSEVPATVEAVKTPNSKIVYDDHNHERYPPGDPSKRAFAYFVLSGGRFVYASVLRLLVLKLIVSMSASKDVLALASLEVDLGSIEPGTTVTVKWRGKPVFIRRRTEDDIKLANSVDLGSLRDPQEDSVRVKNPEWLVVVGVCTHLGCIPLPNAGDYGGWFCPCHGSHYDISGRIRKGPAPYNLEVPTYSFLEENKLLIG